In the genome of Oxalobacter aliiformigenes, one region contains:
- a CDS encoding TIGR00730 family Rossman fold protein has translation MEENAKSVLKLHEITDVNYATILKARESWSMFSIMSEFIESTERLSEINPAVTIFGSARVHPDSPYYIQCMELARRLSDAGFAVISGGGPGIMAAANRGAYEGKSLSVGLNIELPHEQAPNRWQDVSLNFRHFFARKVAFAKYADAFVLFPGGFGTLDEMSEVLTLIQTGKSRRIPVILVGSKFWKGFINWLEDSLLAEGMVNKEDIELMQIIDETDKVLEAIFSFYEKRSTGPSEEERQKMLYL, from the coding sequence ATGGAAGAAAACGCAAAAAGCGTGCTCAAATTGCACGAAATCACCGACGTCAATTATGCAACGATTCTCAAAGCCAGAGAATCCTGGAGCATGTTCTCCATTATGTCAGAATTTATCGAATCGACCGAACGTCTTTCCGAAATAAATCCGGCTGTCACCATTTTCGGTTCCGCGCGTGTACACCCGGACAGTCCCTACTATATTCAATGTATGGAACTGGCAAGACGTCTGTCCGATGCCGGTTTTGCCGTCATATCCGGCGGCGGTCCCGGCATCATGGCTGCGGCGAATCGTGGCGCCTATGAGGGGAAATCACTTTCTGTCGGACTGAACATCGAGTTGCCTCATGAACAGGCACCGAATCGCTGGCAGGATGTTTCCTTGAATTTCAGACATTTCTTTGCCAGGAAAGTGGCTTTTGCCAAATATGCCGATGCATTTGTACTGTTTCCAGGGGGATTCGGGACGCTCGACGAAATGAGTGAAGTGCTGACTTTGATCCAGACCGGAAAATCACGTCGGATTCCTGTCATTCTGGTCGGCAGCAAGTTCTGGAAAGGATTTATCAACTGGCTGGAAGATTCCTTGCTGGCTGAAGGAATGGTCAACAAGGAGGATATCGAATTGATGCAGATAATTGATGAAACCGACAAGGTACTGGAAGCGATTTTTTCATTTTATGAAAAACGTTCAACAGGCCCTTCGGAGGAAGAAAGACAGAAAATGCTGTACCTGTAA